A window of the Sphingomonas piscis genome harbors these coding sequences:
- a CDS encoding DUF2059 domain-containing protein → MPLHVMLALAATTAAPTQDAAAKPKVETSASAKADKKPDMDPMKAMALMMNVFDKFFPAGPEPDPARLAVARQATMTMFPKGTYAQAVNGFVDTMTDRVLNMSEADFAGMFPEEFAKKAGKDKKAGPPSTEPLRVMLAKKEPNFDAKLAAIRAFAGVMFVKLGDVAEPKFREGMARALARKFDDRQLAEIQTFLATPTGAAYSRQMVGLWFEPEVMRGSLQLMPDMMTMFPDLMKDGAAFDAQMKALDKPAAGTKKD, encoded by the coding sequence TTGCCGCTTCACGTTATGCTGGCGCTTGCCGCCACCACTGCCGCGCCGACGCAAGACGCGGCCGCCAAGCCCAAGGTTGAGACCAGCGCTTCTGCAAAGGCCGACAAGAAGCCGGACATGGACCCGATGAAGGCCATGGCGCTGATGATGAACGTCTTCGACAAATTCTTCCCAGCCGGCCCGGAGCCCGACCCTGCGCGTCTGGCAGTCGCGCGTCAGGCGACGATGACAATGTTCCCGAAGGGCACCTATGCACAGGCGGTGAACGGCTTCGTTGACACGATGACGGACCGCGTCCTCAACATGAGCGAGGCCGATTTTGCCGGCATGTTCCCGGAGGAGTTCGCCAAGAAGGCGGGCAAGGACAAGAAGGCCGGTCCGCCCAGCACCGAGCCGCTGCGCGTGATGCTAGCGAAGAAGGAGCCGAACTTCGACGCCAAGCTTGCGGCCATCCGGGCCTTTGCGGGTGTGATGTTCGTTAAGTTGGGCGACGTCGCCGAGCCCAAGTTCCGCGAGGGCATGGCCCGCGCGCTCGCCCGCAAGTTCGACGACAGGCAGCTCGCGGAAATCCAGACCTTCCTCGCGACCCCGACCGGAGCGGCTTATAGTCGGCAGATGGTCGGTCTGTGGTTCGAGCCGGAGGTGATGCGCGGCTCCCTTCAACTGATGCCCGACATGATGACCATGTTCCCGGATCTGATGAAGGATGGAGCGGCATTCGATGCACAGATGAAGGCGCTCGACAAACCCGCGGCTGGAACCAAGAAGGATTAG
- a CDS encoding peptidase gives MTYCLGMLLDAGLIMIADTRTNAGVDNISSYRKLHILADEPEQQLYLATSGNLSVTQTVVSMLREGIPATDDSALIRTLSQATSMFRAAQMVGEALQMANRTIGEALQALKISSSATLLLGGRIGDAPPALFQIYEAGNFIECTADVPFMQIGETKYGRPILDRAIRTGTPIEEAVKIAFLSFDSSMRSNVAIGRPLDMLVLPSAPASRPLIRRIEHDDAYFNEVSRRWSTLLYEATKSILNPELSFTAPPR, from the coding sequence ATGACCTACTGCCTTGGCATGCTGCTCGACGCCGGGCTGATCATGATCGCTGACACCCGCACGAATGCAGGCGTCGACAACATCAGCAGCTACCGCAAGCTGCACATCCTTGCCGATGAGCCGGAGCAGCAGCTCTATCTCGCCACATCCGGCAACCTGTCGGTTACCCAAACGGTCGTCAGCATGCTCCGCGAGGGCATACCCGCGACCGACGACAGCGCCTTGATCCGAACCTTGTCGCAAGCGACCAGCATGTTTCGCGCTGCGCAAATGGTCGGCGAAGCGTTGCAAATGGCGAATCGTACGATCGGCGAGGCGCTGCAGGCGCTGAAGATCTCCTCGAGCGCCACTTTGCTGCTCGGAGGGCGTATCGGCGATGCTCCGCCTGCCTTGTTCCAGATCTACGAGGCGGGCAATTTCATCGAATGCACCGCCGACGTGCCGTTTATGCAGATTGGCGAGACGAAGTACGGTCGTCCCATTCTCGACCGCGCCATTCGGACTGGCACCCCGATCGAAGAAGCAGTCAAGATCGCGTTTCTGTCGTTCGACAGCTCAATGCGCTCCAACGTTGCGATCGGCAGACCGCTTGACATGCTGGTATTGCCAAGCGCACCCGCATCTCGCCCGCTGATCCGCCGGATCGAGCATGACGACGCCTATTTCAACGAAGTGTCGCGGCGCTGGTCGACCCTGCTTTACGAGGCAACCAAATCGATTCTCAATCCGGAACTCAGCTTCACAGCACCTCCTCGATAA
- a CDS encoding alpha-E domain-containing protein, with translation MMLSRTASNLYWIGRAMERAEFTTRLIEATIRLGSLAGNDEQAWQSALAVVGGQLIDAADERTNPAAARRFLLLDPTNPGSVFSCLDLSRENARASRNLLTQEVWEALNRAWGLLRGRASVGGIQATLNLIEQVKAEARGFEGALARMLRSEAYWFLRLGSMIERGDNTARLLDVKYYLLLPEGQEVGGRLDRDQWTTLLQVVSGQGAYRQIYKQELKSALVADLLIFRSALPRSLTAASSEAVALLGQIGAQSGRQGEADRLARRRLDRLENNDVAQVIDYGMHEYLQRFIADTAALDQAIARQFRFA, from the coding sequence ATGATGCTGTCGCGGACAGCGTCCAACCTTTACTGGATCGGCCGCGCGATGGAGCGGGCTGAGTTCACTACCCGCCTGATCGAGGCGACAATTCGGCTCGGCTCGCTTGCCGGCAACGACGAGCAAGCGTGGCAGAGCGCACTTGCCGTGGTCGGTGGGCAACTCATCGATGCGGCCGACGAGAGGACCAATCCGGCAGCCGCTCGGCGCTTCCTTCTGCTCGACCCCACCAACCCGGGAAGTGTCTTTTCCTGCCTTGACCTGTCCCGGGAAAATGCACGTGCGTCGCGAAACTTGCTGACCCAGGAGGTATGGGAAGCGCTGAACCGGGCCTGGGGCCTGCTACGCGGACGTGCATCCGTCGGCGGCATTCAGGCAACCCTGAACCTCATCGAACAGGTTAAAGCAGAAGCCCGCGGCTTCGAAGGCGCCCTTGCTCGCATGTTGCGAAGCGAGGCTTACTGGTTCCTGCGACTGGGCTCAATGATCGAGCGGGGCGACAACACCGCACGCCTGCTCGACGTCAAATATTACCTTCTGCTGCCGGAAGGCCAAGAAGTGGGCGGCCGTTTGGACCGCGACCAATGGACGACGCTGCTCCAGGTGGTGTCGGGGCAAGGCGCCTATCGCCAGATCTACAAGCAGGAATTGAAATCCGCGCTGGTCGCTGACTTGCTGATCTTCCGCTCCGCACTGCCCAGATCGCTCACTGCGGCCTCCAGTGAGGCGGTGGCGCTGCTTGGGCAGATCGGTGCGCAGTCGGGGCGGCAAGGCGAAGCCGATCGCCTCGCGCGGCGGCGCCTGGACCGTCTCGAGAACAACGATGTCGCCCAAGTCATCGACTATGGCATGCATGAATATCTGCAGCGTTTCATTGCGGACACGGCCGCGCTGGACCAAGCCATCGCTCGTCAGTTCCGGTTCGCCTGA
- a CDS encoding alpha-isopropylmalate synthase regulatory domain-containing protein, protein MRIDIRSPVRRDAWPVARIELEHPDRGRVTDIGKAPGAFDAAFVAASHILGVSPRLLSYNVRSGAPKEGEALPITIDVELEIDGATYTGSSSGADLVECSLEAWLDGIAKSGAGA, encoded by the coding sequence GTGCGGATCGATATCCGCTCGCCGGTCAGGCGCGACGCTTGGCCGGTAGCCCGGATCGAGCTTGAGCATCCTGATCGCGGACGCGTCACTGACATCGGCAAAGCACCGGGCGCCTTCGACGCCGCCTTCGTCGCCGCAAGCCACATTCTCGGCGTCTCACCGCGGCTTCTGAGCTACAATGTCCGCTCCGGCGCACCGAAGGAGGGCGAAGCCCTGCCGATCACCATCGATGTCGAGCTGGAGATCGACGGCGCGACCTACACGGGAAGCAGTTCGGGGGCGGACCTTGTCGAATGTTCGCTGGAGGCCTGGTTGGACGGTATCGCGAAGTCAGGCGCAGGAGCCTGA
- a CDS encoding M16 family metallopeptidase gives MNIQRRRFRRVFLSATALACALYVSPALAGTGSNPWGVPYTDVTPDPSIRFGKLPNGMKYAIRRNATPKGTASVRFNFAFGSIAESEKERGLAHFIEHLAFNGSTHVPEGDMIRILQRQGLAFGPDTNASTGFEDTTYMLDLPKTDNERIDTALFLMREVASELKIDQGAVDRERGVVLSERRARDNYQLKRALQGMQFQYPLTPYPNRFPIGTDEVLKTATADTIRDLYRRYYRPENATLIFVGDADPAIIERKIRAKFSDWQPQGPAGAKLDRGRVDLTRPAAVDVFTDPAVETSVALMVMTPWEDPADTRWNRRRQLIQGAAMSLLARRLQEISNRPDSKLIGASAGRSPSRDLGYTASISAAAKDGQWKDALQVAEQELRRALKFGFTASELKVQMSETEGALKRSAERSSTRSNQELANAILAIVEENDFITTPEFRYAFYRETAPSITLDEVNAEFRRLWAGSKPLVFVTDKSAVDKAEVTAALETSRQVAVAAPVDGGDLQFAYQDFGTPGKIVADKTITDLGIRTIRFANNVRLNLKKTDFENGSVRYSVRIAGGMLALPADKPGLPMLINSVFALAGLEKHSIEDLRKITAGHNVQPGLAVAEDALAVQGGTSTEDLPLQLQLTAAYVTAPGYRPEAANRWAGVLPVLEGQRRATAQNVSSFEVPRIIADGDPRFGVPSNEVLTQRTLDEAKAALQPLLQSAPIEIGIVGDFVDAQVIEAVAKTFGALPARDAAAPAYTEQRKARVRRDTTPVTLTHRGTEDQAMVTDVWPATDDDDYQRFVGLDVLTDVLNIMLTETLREELGDTYSPSVGVNASDTFDDFGYIAVGATVAPDKIGAVEDAIRQAVAKLRDAPVDADLLTRARNPTLQRIDRSRRDNGFWLDRVAVAQTEPEDIERIRKQRATYLSVTPAQLQQLARQYMPADREVSIRIVSDKAKLAAT, from the coding sequence TTGAACATCCAGAGGCGTCGTTTCCGCCGCGTCTTTCTTTCTGCAACGGCGCTTGCCTGCGCCCTTTACGTGAGCCCGGCACTTGCCGGTACCGGGTCAAACCCGTGGGGCGTGCCCTACACGGACGTGACGCCGGATCCATCGATCCGGTTCGGCAAGCTGCCCAACGGCATGAAATACGCCATTCGGCGCAACGCCACGCCGAAAGGGACCGCGTCTGTCCGCTTCAACTTTGCATTCGGCTCCATTGCCGAAAGCGAGAAGGAACGCGGGCTCGCTCACTTCATCGAGCATCTGGCGTTCAACGGTTCGACCCATGTGCCCGAGGGCGACATGATCCGGATCCTTCAGCGTCAGGGGCTGGCCTTCGGCCCCGACACCAATGCCAGTACCGGGTTCGAAGACACAACCTACATGCTGGATCTGCCCAAGACGGACAATGAGCGGATCGACACTGCGCTCTTCCTAATGCGGGAAGTCGCCAGCGAACTGAAGATCGACCAGGGTGCTGTCGATCGCGAGCGCGGTGTGGTGCTCAGCGAACGACGCGCCCGGGACAATTACCAGCTTAAGCGCGCGCTTCAGGGCATGCAGTTCCAATATCCACTGACGCCCTACCCCAACCGTTTCCCGATCGGCACCGATGAGGTGCTCAAAACGGCAACGGCGGACACGATCCGCGACCTTTACCGCCGCTACTATCGTCCTGAGAATGCCACCTTGATATTCGTCGGCGACGCGGATCCGGCCATTATCGAGCGTAAGATCCGCGCGAAATTCTCCGATTGGCAGCCGCAGGGTCCGGCCGGCGCCAAGCTGGACCGCGGCCGCGTTGATCTCACCCGGCCTGCCGCAGTGGATGTCTTCACAGACCCGGCGGTGGAAACCTCGGTTGCCTTGATGGTGATGACTCCGTGGGAGGATCCGGCCGATACGCGTTGGAACCGCCGCCGACAGCTGATCCAGGGTGCCGCCATGTCCCTGCTTGCCCGGCGGCTTCAGGAGATTTCGAACCGACCCGACAGCAAACTCATCGGCGCAAGCGCCGGACGCAGCCCGAGCCGCGATCTCGGCTACACTGCCAGCATCTCGGCGGCGGCGAAGGACGGACAGTGGAAGGACGCCCTTCAGGTCGCCGAGCAGGAGCTTCGCCGTGCACTCAAGTTCGGCTTCACCGCTTCCGAGCTGAAGGTTCAGATGAGCGAAACGGAGGGAGCGCTGAAGCGGAGTGCCGAACGCTCGTCGACCCGAAGTAACCAGGAACTCGCCAACGCAATCCTCGCCATCGTCGAGGAGAACGACTTCATCACGACGCCGGAGTTCCGCTACGCCTTTTACCGCGAAACGGCACCGTCCATCACTCTGGACGAGGTGAACGCCGAGTTCCGCCGCCTGTGGGCCGGCAGCAAGCCGCTCGTGTTCGTGACCGACAAGAGCGCGGTCGACAAGGCCGAGGTCACGGCGGCGCTGGAAACAAGCCGGCAGGTCGCGGTTGCGGCACCTGTCGATGGCGGCGATCTTCAGTTCGCTTATCAGGACTTCGGAACGCCCGGCAAAATCGTTGCCGACAAGACAATCACCGACCTCGGCATCCGCACCATCCGCTTCGCCAACAACGTCCGGCTGAACCTCAAGAAGACGGATTTCGAGAACGGCTCCGTCCGCTACTCGGTAAGGATCGCTGGCGGCATGCTGGCCTTGCCCGCCGACAAACCGGGGCTACCGATGCTGATCAACAGCGTCTTCGCCCTTGCCGGGCTTGAGAAGCACAGCATCGAGGACCTCCGGAAAATCACTGCCGGACACAATGTCCAGCCGGGCCTGGCCGTCGCCGAAGATGCATTGGCGGTGCAGGGCGGCACGTCGACGGAGGATTTGCCGCTTCAACTCCAGCTTACCGCCGCATACGTCACGGCGCCCGGCTACCGCCCGGAGGCGGCCAATCGATGGGCAGGCGTGCTGCCCGTCCTTGAGGGCCAACGGCGAGCAACGGCGCAGAACGTGTCGAGCTTCGAAGTGCCCAGGATCATTGCCGACGGTGATCCGCGCTTCGGGGTACCATCGAACGAGGTTCTGACCCAGCGCACGCTTGATGAGGCCAAGGCAGCACTTCAACCGCTGCTGCAATCAGCTCCGATCGAGATCGGCATCGTCGGTGACTTCGTTGATGCTCAAGTGATCGAGGCAGTCGCGAAGACCTTCGGCGCGCTGCCTGCCCGCGACGCGGCTGCTCCTGCCTACACGGAGCAGCGCAAGGCAAGGGTTCGCCGGGATACCACACCGGTGACGCTTACCCATCGTGGGACCGAGGATCAGGCGATGGTCACGGACGTGTGGCCCGCGACCGACGACGACGATTATCAGCGCTTCGTCGGGCTCGATGTGCTGACGGACGTTCTCAACATCATGCTGACGGAAACCCTTCGGGAAGAGCTTGGCGACACCTATTCCCCAAGCGTCGGGGTGAACGCGTCGGATACGTTCGACGACTTCGGCTATATCGCCGTCGGCGCCACCGTTGCGCCCGACAAGATCGGCGCTGTCGAGGACGCCATCCGCCAAGCGGTCGCCAAGCTTCGCGATGCGCCGGTCGATGCCGACCTGCTGACCCGCGCCCGCAATCCAACCCTGCAGCGCATCGATCGATCGCGCCGGGACAATGGATTCTGGCTGGATCGGGTCGCCGTCGCGCAGACCGAACCCGAAGATATCGAGCGCATCCGCAAGCAGCGGGCGACCTATCTATCGGTCACGCCGGCACAGCTTCAGCAGCTTGCCCGGCAATATATGCCGGCCGATCGGGAGGTCAGCATCCGCATCGTCAGCGACAAGGCCAAGCTTGCCGCCACGTAG
- a CDS encoding putative bifunctional diguanylate cyclase/phosphodiesterase, which translates to MQAAAQLSSGSPKSRRTTEKGGNPYALAEDVALLAALPIAAAIIEQSDTEGFVATASNQRFSDLVTRTSAAAFAWDKGCRVPSEGPFTLLLYEFFSGINPTGELDFIDGDGVSAHYFRVKLAPLPRMASGKLRCLLSVVDRTVEVQAERALRAEMLRDSLTGLPNRLSFTESIESLEGVHDDEIEHAVLVVDMLRFSRINESMGTLAGDELLITFARRLILTLRAGDILARTGGNEFGVLVSLRRGVEDALKAAERIQEVMTTPFKISDLEIRVDCAVGVALMQPGQDPEELFRSAQFAVKQAKQAGKPQVYEPREASAARRRFSIETELRRALDKDQLRLFYQPLIDLKTGKVSGFEALARWTHEDRGEISPNEFIPVAEESGLILQLGRWAMHKASQTLADWDSKIGQQLPLYVGVNLSAIQVARDDIAGMVSSALKSSGISGDRLTLELTESSIVQDPGRATRVFDALKALDATVAMDDFGTGYSSLAYLQRLPIDVLKIDRSFVSGMMVDPDSVAIVRAVLSLADALGMSTTAEGIETVELATTLAALGCSSGQGYYFAKPLEAEAALEYWASRNRG; encoded by the coding sequence ATGCAGGCTGCAGCACAGCTGTCGTCGGGATCGCCGAAGTCCCGTCGTACAACGGAAAAAGGCGGCAATCCGTATGCTTTGGCGGAGGATGTCGCTTTGCTTGCAGCGCTGCCCATCGCGGCGGCAATCATCGAACAATCCGACACCGAGGGCTTCGTTGCCACCGCCAGCAATCAGCGGTTCAGCGATCTCGTCACCCGCACCAGCGCTGCCGCGTTCGCATGGGACAAAGGGTGCCGGGTTCCGTCCGAGGGTCCGTTCACACTCCTGCTTTATGAATTCTTCTCGGGTATCAATCCGACCGGCGAGCTCGACTTCATCGATGGCGACGGCGTCTCGGCCCATTATTTCCGCGTTAAACTAGCGCCGCTCCCACGGATGGCGAGCGGCAAGCTTCGCTGCCTTCTGAGCGTCGTCGATCGGACAGTCGAGGTACAGGCGGAGAGGGCGCTTCGAGCCGAGATGCTTCGGGACAGCCTGACAGGGCTGCCGAACCGGCTTTCCTTCACGGAGTCTATCGAAAGCCTTGAAGGCGTGCATGATGACGAGATCGAGCATGCGGTGCTCGTCGTCGATATGCTGCGCTTCAGCCGGATCAACGAATCCATGGGCACGCTTGCCGGCGATGAGCTTCTGATCACCTTCGCGCGCCGGCTGATCCTGACGCTTCGGGCAGGCGACATCCTCGCGCGCACCGGCGGCAATGAGTTCGGTGTGCTGGTTTCCCTTCGCCGTGGCGTGGAGGATGCGCTTAAGGCGGCCGAGCGGATCCAGGAGGTCATGACGACCCCGTTCAAGATTTCGGACCTCGAGATCCGGGTCGATTGCGCGGTGGGCGTGGCGCTGATGCAGCCAGGCCAAGACCCCGAGGAATTATTCCGCTCAGCCCAGTTTGCAGTCAAGCAGGCCAAGCAGGCTGGCAAGCCGCAGGTCTATGAGCCCAGAGAAGCCAGCGCCGCCCGCCGACGATTCTCCATCGAAACCGAGCTTCGCCGCGCACTCGACAAGGATCAGCTCAGGCTCTTCTACCAGCCGCTTATCGATCTTAAGACAGGCAAGGTCTCGGGGTTTGAAGCTCTCGCTCGGTGGACCCATGAGGATCGCGGCGAGATCAGCCCCAACGAATTCATCCCCGTTGCCGAAGAGTCCGGCCTGATCCTCCAGCTCGGCCGCTGGGCGATGCACAAAGCATCACAGACACTCGCCGATTGGGACAGCAAGATCGGGCAGCAGCTGCCGCTTTACGTCGGCGTCAACCTATCCGCGATCCAGGTCGCTCGCGACGACATCGCCGGCATGGTTTCGAGCGCATTGAAGTCCAGCGGCATCAGCGGAGACCGGCTCACGCTGGAGCTGACCGAAAGCTCCATTGTCCAGGATCCTGGGCGGGCCACCCGGGTATTCGATGCGTTGAAGGCGCTCGACGCGACAGTCGCGATGGACGATTTCGGAACCGGATATTCCAGTCTCGCCTATCTCCAGCGCCTGCCCATCGATGTCCTGAAGATCGACAGAAGCTTCGTGTCGGGAATGATGGTCGATCCGGACAGCGTCGCCATTGTTCGCGCGGTGCTCAGCCTTGCTGATGCGCTCGGCATGTCGACCACGGCCGAGGGCATCGAGACCGTTGAGCTTGCAACCACGCTGGCCGCGCTCGGATGCTCCAGCGGGCAGGGCTATTACTTCGCCAAGCCGCTCGAAGCCGAAGCGGCGCTTGAATATTGGGCGTCAAGAAATCGCGGTTGA
- a CDS encoding NIPSNAP family protein, protein MIAHLLSALALAAAAPQQTPVYELRVYTPAPGKLAELNARFRNHTTKLFAKHGMRNVAYWNELPTPERPEGRIVYVVSYPSKEAREADWKSFIADPEWQKVYKNSEVNGPLVAKIDSTFMTMTDYSPPLP, encoded by the coding sequence ATGATTGCGCACCTTCTGTCGGCACTCGCGCTTGCGGCGGCCGCACCCCAGCAAACACCGGTTTATGAGCTTCGCGTCTACACACCGGCTCCTGGTAAACTGGCGGAGCTCAACGCCCGGTTCCGCAATCACACGACCAAGCTCTTTGCCAAGCACGGCATGCGCAACGTCGCTTACTGGAATGAATTGCCGACCCCCGAGCGGCCGGAAGGCCGGATCGTCTACGTCGTTTCCTACCCCAGCAAGGAAGCGCGAGAAGCGGACTGGAAAAGTTTCATCGCCGATCCGGAGTGGCAGAAGGTGTACAAGAACTCCGAAGTGAACGGCCCGCTTGTCGCAAAGATCGACAGCACCTTCATGACGATGACGGACTACTCGCCCCCGCTCCCGTGA
- a CDS encoding LysR substrate-binding domain-containing protein produces the protein MRRLPPLAAIRAFEAAGRTENFTAAAAELGMTQAAVSYQVKSLEERLGAALFKRERGRAKLTPLGERLLPALTQAFDKIEAAFASHKAEDESLLTITTTHTFANTWLAWRLGGFQMQHMDLAVRMTTSNAIVDLHSGEADVAIRAGLGHWPGLETHKLIEADFTPMASPACIEKYEGELGRTLQPSDLVDLPLIGRQDEWWNLWLRAAGVSLDRPLPRGGIRLDNQANEGHAAMAGLGIALLTPFLWRGDVAAGRLRPVFDTTATAGHAYWLVLPPERRMLPKVKRFREWLLQEIAA, from the coding sequence ATGCGTCGACTGCCTCCACTAGCGGCGATCCGCGCCTTCGAGGCTGCCGGGCGTACCGAGAATTTCACTGCCGCAGCCGCCGAGCTTGGAATGACCCAGGCGGCCGTGTCCTATCAGGTGAAGAGCCTTGAAGAGCGCCTGGGAGCGGCGTTGTTCAAGCGGGAGCGCGGCCGCGCCAAGCTGACCCCGCTCGGTGAACGGCTGCTTCCCGCGCTGACCCAGGCATTCGACAAGATCGAAGCTGCGTTTGCCAGCCATAAGGCGGAGGATGAGTCGCTCCTGACCATCACCACCACTCACACTTTCGCGAACACATGGCTCGCGTGGCGGCTTGGGGGATTTCAGATGCAGCACATGGATTTGGCGGTGCGCATGACGACCAGCAACGCCATCGTCGATCTTCACTCGGGGGAGGCCGACGTAGCGATCAGGGCCGGCCTTGGTCATTGGCCAGGCCTGGAAACCCATAAGCTGATCGAAGCCGACTTCACGCCGATGGCAAGTCCGGCCTGCATCGAAAAATACGAAGGCGAGCTCGGCCGAACGCTCCAGCCCTCAGACCTTGTCGACCTGCCGCTGATCGGCCGTCAGGACGAATGGTGGAACCTGTGGCTTCGCGCCGCCGGAGTATCGCTCGATCGACCGCTGCCGCGCGGCGGGATCCGCTTGGACAACCAGGCCAACGAAGGACACGCGGCAATGGCGGGCCTTGGTATCGCCCTGCTGACCCCATTTCTCTGGCGGGGCGATGTTGCCGCCGGCCGGTTGCGCCCGGTGTTCGACACCACGGCGACCGCCGGGCATGCCTATTGGCTTGTCCTACCGCCTGAGCGGCGGATGCTGCCCAAGGTGAAGCGCTTCCGCGAATGGCTGCTTCAGGAAATCGCGGCTTAA
- a CDS encoding ATP-dependent Clp protease proteolytic subunit, with protein sequence MIQQLQPTDFRNPSVLLTGPVDYEMYNSFREGLKGCSGEQLVIVELSTLGGDPEVARMMGEDIRYHSELEPERRFVFVGKAAIYSAGTTFMSFFARENRYLTRGTRLMIHERRLTRTLNIDGPLTTCIPDLEAVLHEVRASIDIQLEGFANLARGSSLSTDEIARRAASNWYVEAQEAKQLGLIEEVL encoded by the coding sequence ATGATCCAACAATTACAGCCCACCGACTTCCGTAATCCGTCCGTTCTCCTGACGGGACCGGTCGACTATGAAATGTACAACAGCTTCCGCGAAGGGCTGAAGGGCTGTTCGGGCGAGCAGTTGGTGATTGTGGAGCTGTCGACTTTGGGCGGCGATCCCGAGGTTGCCCGGATGATGGGCGAGGACATCCGCTACCATAGCGAGTTGGAGCCAGAGCGGCGCTTCGTCTTCGTCGGCAAGGCCGCGATCTACTCCGCCGGAACGACCTTCATGAGCTTCTTCGCCCGCGAGAACCGCTACCTGACCCGCGGCACCCGGCTGATGATCCACGAGAGGCGGCTGACCCGCACGCTCAACATCGATGGCCCGCTGACGACCTGCATCCCGGACCTGGAGGCAGTGCTGCACGAAGTGCGGGCGTCGATCGACATCCAGCTCGAAGGGTTTGCGAACCTGGCTCGCGGATCGAGCCTGTCGACCGACGAGATTGCGCGGCGCGCCGCATCGAACTGGTATGTCGAGGCGCAGGAAGCGAAGCAGCTCGGCCTTATCGAGGAGGTGCTGTGA
- a CDS encoding transglutaminase family protein, giving the protein MRLLVEHTTTYNYEQPVRRLIQLLRVTPSTFNGQSVLDCRVDVDCDARVREGRDGYGNGTHTIYVDQPISRLSVTVTARVLTEDRAGLIQGLGVDLPPPVFLRSTMLTSPTEDIRRFADSLIREEDTRLDLLHRLNGEIHRLMRFDTGVTNATTPVGEAFMQRHGVCQDFTHLFVVAARLRGIPARYISGHLFRRDGTQAQQAAHAWAEAWIDGLGWTAFDPTNAICTDDAYVRVACGLDYADASPVAGRRFGGGAETLDVAVEVRKGTTPGQYQSQAQQ; this is encoded by the coding sequence ATGCGCCTGCTTGTCGAACATACGACCACTTACAATTACGAGCAGCCTGTCCGGCGGCTTATTCAGCTTCTCCGCGTGACACCGTCGACGTTCAATGGCCAATCCGTGCTCGACTGCCGGGTGGATGTCGATTGCGACGCCCGGGTGCGGGAGGGCCGTGACGGCTACGGCAACGGCACCCACACGATCTACGTCGACCAGCCGATCTCCAGACTCTCCGTCACGGTCACGGCACGCGTCCTCACGGAAGACCGCGCGGGCCTTATCCAAGGCCTCGGTGTCGACCTGCCTCCACCTGTGTTCCTGCGATCCACCATGCTGACGAGCCCGACCGAGGACATTCGCAGATTCGCCGACAGCCTTATCCGGGAAGAGGATACGCGGCTTGACCTGCTGCATCGGCTAAACGGCGAAATCCATCGGTTGATGCGGTTCGATACGGGCGTTACGAACGCCACCACGCCGGTCGGGGAGGCATTCATGCAGCGGCACGGTGTGTGCCAGGACTTCACGCATTTGTTCGTCGTAGCCGCGCGCCTTCGCGGCATCCCTGCGCGGTACATCTCGGGCCACCTGTTCCGCCGCGACGGCACTCAGGCCCAGCAGGCCGCCCATGCTTGGGCCGAAGCCTGGATCGATGGGCTCGGCTGGACCGCGTTCGATCCTACCAATGCCATCTGTACCGACGATGCCTACGTCCGGGTCGCCTGCGGCCTGGATTATGCAGATGCGTCGCCGGTCGCCGGGCGGCGCTTCGGTGGGGGGGCCGAAACTCTCGACGTCGCGGTTGAGGTTCGCAAAGGCACGACGCCCGGCCAGTACCAAAGCCAGGCCCAGCAATGA